In a single window of the Flavobacterium sp. W4I14 genome:
- a CDS encoding TonB-linked SusC/RagA family outer membrane protein (product_source=TIGR04056; cath_funfam=2.170.130.10; pfam=PF00593,PF07715,PF13715; superfamily=49464,56935; tigrfam=TIGR04056; transmembrane_helix_parts=Inside_1_11,TMhelix_12_34,Outside_35_1080): MNQNFTIKVRHLPYLGNLWVLFAVFSACLLLLGSPIYAQQGATIKITGTVKDSLGLGIPGVSLQVKDQSAMGTITDGDGKFLLNATVKSTVVVSSVGFKQITFIVDPLKLKVDLVLHSDDKNLSDVVVTAFGKKERREAMVGSVTSITPAKLKIPSSNLTNALAGQIAGVVAYQRSGQPGLDNSTFFIRGVTTFGYKQDPLILVDNVELTPTDLARLQVDDIASFSILKDASATALYGARGANGVILVTTKEGVEGNAKVNVRFENSISQATQNLEIADPITFMKMYNEAITTRNPLGVPRFSQNDIYNREQTLSGAPGSNKYVYPAVNWIDELFKTSTNNQRLNGSVSGGGKIARYYIGTSYNRDNGILKVSPVNNFNNNVKLENYQLRSNVNINVTPTTEVVLRLSGTFDEYNGPITDDGSFSADLYKKALHTSPVLFPAFYPADPSLGIDTHILFGNSSTEGTGNTVGFSNPYADMMKGYKSFSRSRMSAQLELNQDLNFLTKGLSFKGMFNTNRYSYFDLTRKYSPFFYNVASYDRISNQYSLNWINNQPGQASEYLSFEPGFKDINTFVYMQAVLDYSRQLGSKHNVSGTLIATRQQRLYANAVDPATNLSSLQYSLPYRNVGLSGRLGYGYDNRYFAEFNFGYNGSERFAEKNRFGFFPTIGGSWVISNETFWNGGLKEAVNKLKLRASYGLVGNDAIGAQRFFYLSNVNLNGGNPAYFGQENGVSRPGVNITNYANDAVTWETSRQTNIGLEISLFKSLNIIAEVYKQHRYNILMERASIPSSMGLESGVSANLGTADSRGIDFSADYSKTFRGGFWMSGRMNFTFSQNKYGQYEQPAYKEPWRILSGQKIGVRWGYIAERLFVDDQEAAASPTQLFGAGASAPKGGDIKYTDVNNDGKITEADQVFIGLPSTPEIVYGAGLSMGFKKFDLSLFFQGVGRTSFFIDPSQVSPFLSNRQVLQPFADSHWTEENQDLYAKYPRLGTSSSEISNNLQTSSWWMRDGAFIRLKSVEIGYTFPDKLSKKAFLSNCRIYFNALNPLTWSRFKDWDPELASNGFSYPIQKVYNIGINVNL; this comes from the coding sequence ATGAACCAAAATTTTACTATTAAGGTAAGGCATCTGCCTTATCTGGGAAACCTCTGGGTACTGTTCGCCGTATTTAGTGCCTGTTTATTGCTTTTGGGCAGTCCCATTTATGCGCAGCAGGGCGCAACCATCAAAATTACCGGTACGGTTAAAGATTCGCTAGGCCTGGGAATTCCGGGCGTAAGTCTTCAGGTTAAAGACCAGAGTGCTATGGGAACCATCACCGATGGCGATGGTAAATTCTTGCTGAACGCTACAGTCAAATCAACAGTTGTCGTATCATCTGTGGGTTTTAAGCAGATCACTTTTATAGTCGATCCACTAAAATTAAAGGTAGATCTGGTACTGCATTCGGATGACAAGAATCTTTCGGATGTAGTGGTTACTGCCTTCGGAAAGAAGGAGCGGAGAGAAGCCATGGTGGGGTCTGTTACCAGTATTACACCCGCCAAGCTGAAGATCCCATCCAGCAATTTAACCAATGCCTTGGCCGGGCAGATTGCCGGAGTAGTGGCCTATCAGCGGAGCGGCCAGCCCGGATTGGATAATTCTACTTTTTTTATCCGTGGGGTAACCACCTTCGGTTATAAGCAAGATCCACTGATCCTGGTAGATAACGTAGAGCTTACGCCAACAGACCTGGCGCGGCTACAGGTTGATGATATTGCGAGTTTTTCCATCTTAAAAGATGCCAGTGCCACGGCCTTATATGGTGCCAGAGGAGCTAATGGGGTAATCTTGGTTACCACAAAGGAAGGCGTTGAAGGCAATGCGAAAGTAAATGTCCGCTTCGAAAACTCCATTTCGCAGGCTACACAAAACCTGGAAATTGCCGACCCCATTACTTTTATGAAGATGTACAATGAGGCCATCACCACTCGGAATCCTTTAGGCGTGCCAAGGTTTAGCCAGAACGATATTTATAACCGCGAGCAGACTTTAAGTGGTGCGCCGGGGAGCAACAAATATGTTTATCCTGCTGTAAACTGGATTGATGAACTGTTTAAAACCAGCACCAATAACCAACGCTTAAACGGAAGCGTTAGCGGGGGCGGAAAGATTGCAAGATACTACATCGGTACTTCTTATAACCGCGATAACGGGATATTAAAAGTAAGTCCGGTAAATAACTTCAACAATAACGTTAAACTCGAAAATTACCAGCTCCGCTCAAATGTCAACATCAATGTTACGCCGACCACAGAAGTGGTACTCAGGCTCTCGGGAACTTTTGATGAATACAATGGGCCGATTACCGATGACGGCTCTTTCTCTGCCGATCTTTATAAAAAGGCGCTTCATACCAGCCCTGTACTATTCCCGGCCTTTTACCCAGCCGATCCTTCGCTGGGGATCGATACCCACATCTTATTTGGAAACAGCTCAACTGAAGGAACAGGAAATACAGTTGGTTTTTCCAATCCTTATGCAGATATGATGAAGGGGTATAAATCCTTTTCCAGGTCAAGGATGTCTGCACAGCTCGAACTGAACCAGGATCTTAACTTCCTGACCAAAGGCCTGTCTTTTAAAGGAATGTTTAACACCAATAGATATTCTTATTTCGACCTGACCAGAAAATATTCTCCATTTTTTTACAATGTGGCATCCTATGATAGGATCAGCAATCAATATAGCCTCAACTGGATCAATAACCAGCCTGGCCAGGCTTCAGAATACCTGAGTTTTGAGCCAGGGTTTAAAGACATTAATACATTTGTGTATATGCAGGCTGTTTTGGATTACTCGAGGCAGCTCGGTAGTAAACACAATGTCAGCGGTACATTGATCGCCACAAGGCAACAGCGTTTATACGCCAATGCAGTAGATCCGGCAACCAATTTATCCAGCCTTCAGTATTCGCTTCCCTACCGGAATGTTGGCCTGTCGGGAAGGTTGGGTTATGGTTATGATAACCGTTATTTTGCCGAATTTAACTTTGGCTACAACGGATCAGAGCGCTTTGCTGAAAAGAACAGGTTTGGTTTCTTTCCAACTATCGGCGGTTCATGGGTAATTTCCAACGAAACTTTCTGGAACGGAGGGTTAAAGGAAGCTGTGAACAAGCTTAAACTGCGCGCAAGCTATGGTCTCGTAGGTAACGATGCCATTGGCGCACAACGTTTCTTTTACCTTTCGAATGTGAACCTGAATGGTGGTAACCCTGCTTATTTTGGACAGGAGAATGGTGTAAGCAGACCTGGGGTAAACATTACCAATTATGCCAATGACGCTGTTACCTGGGAAACTTCCAGACAGACCAATATCGGACTTGAGATCAGTTTGTTCAAAAGCCTGAATATTATTGCGGAAGTATATAAACAACACCGTTACAATATTTTAATGGAGCGGGCTTCCATTCCATCAAGCATGGGCTTAGAATCGGGAGTAAGCGCCAACCTGGGTACTGCAGATTCTAGAGGGATAGATTTTTCTGCCGATTATAGTAAAACTTTTAGGGGCGGATTTTGGATGTCGGGCAGGATGAACTTTACCTTTTCGCAGAATAAATACGGACAATATGAGCAGCCAGCCTATAAAGAGCCATGGAGGATACTTTCCGGGCAGAAAATTGGCGTAAGATGGGGTTACATTGCCGAACGTCTTTTTGTCGATGACCAGGAAGCCGCTGCTTCGCCTACGCAGCTTTTTGGCGCTGGCGCTTCGGCACCTAAGGGAGGAGATATTAAATATACCGATGTAAACAACGATGGAAAGATTACCGAAGCCGATCAGGTATTTATTGGTCTTCCTTCCACACCTGAAATTGTTTATGGTGCAGGGCTGTCAATGGGATTCAAGAAGTTCGACCTTTCGCTTTTCTTTCAAGGCGTAGGCCGCACAAGTTTCTTTATTGATCCATCTCAGGTTAGTCCATTCCTATCCAACAGGCAGGTGCTTCAGCCCTTTGCCGATAGCCACTGGACAGAAGAAAATCAGGATTTATATGCCAAGTACCCACGTTTGGGAACCAGCTCTTCAGAGATTAGCAATAATCTTCAAACCAGTTCGTGGTGGATGCGGGATGGTGCTTTTATCAGGCTCAAGTCGGTAGAAATCGGCTATACTTTCCCTGATAAGTTATCAAAAAAGGCATTTCTGTCTAATTGCAGGATCTATTTCAACGCTTTAAATCCGCTCACCTGGAGCAGGTTCAAAGACTGGGACCCGGAACTGGCTTCAAATGGCTTCAGCTATCCGATCCAGAAGGTATATAACATCGGAATCAACGTAAACCTATAA
- a CDS encoding hypothetical protein (product_source=Hypo-rule applied; cath_funfam=2.60.40.10; pfam=PF16389,PF16391; smart=SM00060; superfamily=49265,49785), whose amino-acid sequence MTTKNINSILMVFMAIIVLCGCSKDALDYRKYLDGKERIYPGFAGKVGAAPGNYRIKLNWKASPDPSVTHYRIFWNNSADSLEMKAPDRSITDVSVIIPKLVEYNYSFTIYSYDKAGNKSVPVQISNVKVYGDSYKSSLTNRFLVSTDPYQLDDDGITLNFEKPDTINITTEIRYTYKDGTIHKSALSPDENSIRLADYKTGTKIYFRSAYVPVKSAIDTFYTADFDSLSNIMVPVDKSLFRPLKLANDVGTYSSETSLSQLWNGNKTPTGYPDIFHSDNKTPLPNHFTFDMGKAIANLAQFEIIGRDCCNNPTKFEIWGIADLAGAETQSPGNSPGWTAESKGRGWTLLKTVERSDDGSAPFKVALPDGLPTMRYIRIRVIEVASGDAYYSNISEISFWNK is encoded by the coding sequence ATGACAACTAAAAATATCAACAGCATTTTAATGGTTTTTATGGCCATTATAGTTCTTTGTGGCTGTAGCAAGGATGCGCTAGATTACAGAAAATATCTTGACGGAAAAGAACGGATATATCCAGGCTTTGCTGGCAAAGTTGGTGCAGCGCCAGGCAATTACAGGATAAAACTGAACTGGAAGGCAAGTCCTGACCCGAGTGTAACCCATTACCGGATATTCTGGAACAATTCGGCAGATTCATTGGAAATGAAAGCGCCAGACCGAAGCATTACTGATGTATCTGTAATTATTCCCAAACTGGTAGAGTATAATTATTCCTTTACCATTTATTCCTATGATAAGGCTGGCAATAAATCTGTGCCTGTTCAGATCAGCAACGTAAAGGTTTATGGTGATAGCTACAAATCGAGTCTCACCAACAGGTTTCTGGTTTCAACAGATCCTTATCAGCTGGATGACGACGGCATTACACTCAATTTTGAAAAACCAGATACCATTAATATTACAACAGAAATACGCTATACCTATAAAGATGGTACCATTCATAAAAGCGCGTTAAGTCCTGATGAAAATTCGATCAGGCTTGCCGATTACAAAACCGGAACCAAGATTTATTTCAGGTCGGCCTATGTGCCGGTAAAATCAGCGATTGATACCTTTTATACAGCAGATTTCGATTCTTTGAGCAATATTATGGTGCCAGTGGATAAATCACTTTTCCGTCCGCTAAAGCTGGCTAATGATGTGGGTACATATTCGAGTGAAACCTCTTTATCGCAACTTTGGAATGGCAATAAAACACCAACCGGATATCCGGATATATTTCACAGCGATAATAAAACGCCGCTTCCAAATCACTTCACTTTTGATATGGGCAAGGCGATAGCTAACCTCGCTCAATTCGAAATTATTGGGCGCGACTGTTGTAATAATCCTACCAAATTTGAGATCTGGGGAATCGCAGACCTTGCAGGAGCAGAAACCCAGTCACCAGGCAATTCACCAGGGTGGACAGCAGAATCAAAAGGAAGAGGATGGACGCTGCTTAAAACGGTTGAACGTTCGGATGATGGATCGGCACCATTTAAAGTTGCCCTGCCTGATGGCCTGCCCACAATGCGATACATCCGGATTCGGGTAATTGAAGTGGCCAGTGGCGATGCCTATTACAGCAATATTAGTGAAATATCTTTCTGGAATAAATAA
- a CDS encoding alpha-L-fucosidase (product_source=KO:K01206; cath_funfam=3.20.20.80; cleavage_site_network=SignalP-noTM; cog=COG3669; ko=KO:K01206; pfam=PF00754,PF01120; superfamily=49785,51445; transmembrane_helix_parts=Inside_1_6,TMhelix_7_24,Outside_25_469): protein MTFKRILSLLLIVSGTISIYPAMAQQKSANKPLPELQQDFVDLGLGMFIHYGMPTFMDQDWSDPDADLSLFQSPKLDADQWAKAAKSANMTYGCLTTKHHSGFPIWNTKTTAYNVMNTPLKRDVVKEYADAFRKNGLKVMLYYSILDTHHGIRPNQITPANVKMIKDQITELLTNYGEITALIIDGWDAPWSRISYDQVPFEDIYYLIKSLQPNCLVMDLNAAKYPTQALFYTDIKSYEQGAGQFISKENNKLPALACLPLQANWFWKTSFPTTPVKNVPELVNKFIIPYNGAYCNFILNVAPGKNGLIDDNALAALKEMGQIYKKSTDLPRIPAHAAPIISSNLAKHIKSNSSWSDDMNIMDFANDDDFGSSWSSNHTVKSPWYELNFEKAVPCNMVVLTAGNNRKATYSLQYYANGKWNALAAKKEGEKKVSIFRFERIWCEKIKVTITDFDSPPAIAELGVFNERK from the coding sequence ATGACCTTTAAAAGGATTTTATCATTATTGCTTATCGTTTCGGGAACGATATCTATTTATCCGGCAATGGCCCAGCAAAAATCGGCCAATAAACCACTGCCCGAACTTCAACAGGATTTTGTTGACCTTGGGTTGGGCATGTTTATCCACTATGGGATGCCAACTTTTATGGATCAGGACTGGTCTGATCCTGATGCCGACCTTTCATTGTTCCAATCGCCAAAATTGGATGCAGACCAGTGGGCAAAAGCCGCAAAATCTGCTAACATGACCTATGGTTGCCTTACCACTAAACACCACAGTGGTTTCCCGATCTGGAATACCAAAACTACAGCGTATAACGTAATGAATACGCCGCTAAAGCGCGATGTAGTTAAGGAATATGCAGATGCTTTCCGCAAAAACGGATTAAAGGTAATGTTGTATTATTCCATATTGGATACCCATCATGGCATCCGTCCAAACCAGATTACTCCAGCTAACGTTAAAATGATCAAAGATCAGATTACCGAACTGCTCACCAATTATGGCGAGATCACAGCGTTGATTATCGATGGATGGGACGCGCCATGGTCGAGGATTTCTTATGATCAGGTACCTTTTGAAGATATCTATTACCTGATTAAATCATTACAACCAAACTGTTTGGTGATGGATTTAAATGCAGCAAAATATCCTACGCAGGCGCTATTTTATACAGATATCAAATCTTATGAGCAGGGCGCGGGGCAGTTTATTTCTAAAGAAAATAACAAACTTCCAGCACTTGCCTGTCTTCCGCTGCAGGCCAACTGGTTCTGGAAAACGTCTTTTCCAACAACTCCGGTAAAAAACGTACCTGAACTAGTGAACAAATTCATCATTCCTTACAACGGTGCCTATTGCAATTTTATTCTCAATGTAGCGCCCGGTAAAAATGGTTTAATAGACGATAACGCTTTGGCAGCACTTAAAGAAATGGGCCAGATTTATAAAAAATCTACAGATCTTCCACGTATTCCTGCGCACGCTGCACCGATTATTTCGAGCAACCTGGCCAAGCACATAAAAAGTAATAGCAGCTGGAGTGATGATATGAATATCATGGATTTTGCCAACGATGATGATTTCGGTTCGAGCTGGTCATCCAATCATACCGTAAAGTCGCCATGGTATGAACTGAATTTCGAAAAAGCTGTTCCCTGTAATATGGTGGTACTAACCGCGGGCAATAACAGAAAAGCTACCTACAGTTTACAGTACTATGCAAATGGTAAATGGAATGCTTTAGCTGCAAAAAAAGAGGGAGAGAAAAAGGTGAGTATTTTTAGATTCGAGCGCATATGGTGCGAAAAAATAAAGGTAACCATTACAGACTTCGATAGCCCGCCCGCTATTGCAGAACTAGGGGTGTTTAACGAAAGAAAATAA
- a CDS encoding hypothetical protein (product_source=Hypo-rule applied; ko=KO:K21572; pfam=PF07980,PF14322; superfamily=48452) produces MKFNIKLLMLIAVISGMTLSCKKYLDVTPDNVATIDYAFRNRNEAENYLFTCYSTLQNMGPSNSDAAFTTSGEIYFPNTLTEATLGSRDAEQGFHLIRGVQSTDNPSLNYWDGEQLGQPVFKAIRRCNLFLENIDRPKDLPQFERNRWIAEVKFLKAYYHFYLLRMYGPIPLIKQNLPIDAGTDEVRIKRAPVDEAFAYIVSLLDEATPDLPRTIQDPARSLGRITQNIALSVKAEVLTTQASPFFNGNPDYTGFKDKDGLNLFPAAFSAEKWNKAMLACQAAVKSCEESNLSLYRFTSPGNLPTIPAPLKTVMDIRQSITENWEKNPEVIFALNPQFSLQSMAMPRLTNAMVQNMGGTPGNFAAPIGMAELFYSKNGVPMAEDTGYDYRGRYTVATVANENKYYLKSGYQTIKMHMDREPRFYADLSFDGSCFFGNGQTDPENMLYVQARGGTSLAGPKDNIRVNVSGYWPSKLVNYQSVFGTEVTQASFRIPLIRLAGLYLLYAETLNEVNGPTADVYTYIDKVRARAGLKGVKESWTSYSTNPGKASSKDGLRSIIQQERRIELCFEGRIGWDLRRWKVMQDVLSKPLQGWNIQDTTPEGYYRQRNLVIPVFGLKDYLWPIKYNDLIVNPNLVQNPYW; encoded by the coding sequence ATGAAATTCAACATAAAACTTCTCATGCTCATTGCAGTGATTTCGGGAATGACCCTTTCCTGCAAAAAATACCTGGATGTAACGCCAGATAATGTGGCCACAATTGATTATGCTTTCAGAAACAGAAATGAGGCCGAAAACTACCTTTTTACCTGTTACTCTACCTTGCAGAACATGGGGCCGTCTAATAGCGACGCTGCTTTTACCACTTCCGGAGAAATTTATTTCCCCAACACCTTAACCGAAGCAACATTGGGTAGCAGAGATGCGGAGCAGGGTTTTCACCTGATTAGGGGTGTGCAGAGTACCGATAACCCATCCTTAAATTATTGGGACGGGGAGCAGCTTGGTCAGCCTGTTTTTAAAGCAATCAGGAGATGTAATCTCTTTCTGGAAAATATCGATCGGCCGAAAGATCTACCACAATTTGAACGTAACCGCTGGATTGCAGAGGTAAAGTTTTTAAAGGCCTATTATCACTTTTATCTGTTAAGGATGTATGGTCCAATTCCTTTGATTAAACAGAACCTGCCGATAGATGCCGGTACAGATGAGGTAAGGATAAAACGTGCGCCTGTTGACGAGGCATTTGCTTATATCGTATCGTTATTGGATGAGGCCACACCCGACCTTCCACGAACCATACAGGATCCGGCAAGGAGTTTAGGCCGGATTACGCAGAACATTGCGCTGTCGGTAAAGGCAGAAGTACTCACCACACAGGCAAGTCCATTTTTTAACGGCAATCCCGATTATACTGGGTTCAAGGATAAAGATGGTTTAAATCTGTTTCCTGCAGCTTTTAGTGCAGAAAAATGGAATAAAGCGATGCTGGCCTGCCAGGCTGCGGTAAAATCCTGCGAAGAAAGCAACCTTTCTCTTTACCGTTTTACCTCTCCGGGCAATCTTCCAACTATACCTGCACCATTGAAAACAGTGATGGACATCAGGCAGAGCATTACCGAAAACTGGGAAAAAAATCCTGAGGTAATTTTTGCACTTAATCCTCAATTCAGCTTGCAATCAATGGCTATGCCCAGGCTCACCAATGCCATGGTGCAGAATATGGGCGGCACACCGGGAAATTTTGCTGCGCCCATCGGAATGGCCGAACTGTTTTATTCTAAAAATGGTGTGCCAATGGCTGAAGATACCGGTTACGATTATAGAGGTCGTTACACGGTTGCAACAGTAGCTAACGAAAATAAATACTATTTAAAAAGCGGTTACCAAACCATAAAAATGCACATGGATCGGGAACCTCGCTTTTATGCCGATCTATCTTTTGATGGGAGCTGTTTTTTTGGCAACGGCCAAACAGATCCAGAAAATATGCTCTATGTGCAGGCCCGTGGCGGCACTTCATTGGCTGGCCCTAAAGATAATATCAGGGTTAACGTATCAGGCTACTGGCCAAGCAAACTGGTAAATTACCAATCTGTTTTTGGTACCGAGGTTACCCAGGCAAGTTTCAGGATACCGCTAATCAGGCTGGCCGGACTTTATCTGCTGTACGCAGAAACGCTTAACGAGGTAAATGGCCCTACGGCGGATGTTTATACTTATATCGATAAAGTACGCGCGCGTGCAGGTTTAAAAGGTGTTAAAGAGTCGTGGACAAGCTATTCAACTAATCCCGGCAAGGCTTCGAGTAAAGATGGCCTCCGGTCGATCATCCAACAGGAACGACGAATTGAGCTTTGTTTTGAAGGCAGAATAGGGTGGGACTTAAGGCGCTGGAAAGTGATGCAGGATGTGCTCAGCAAACCACTTCAGGGCTGGAATATTCAGGATACCACACCTGAAGGTTATTACCGTCAACGTAATTTGGTAATTCCTGTATTTGGTCTGAAAGACTATTTGTGGCCAATTAAATACAACGACTTGATTGTAAATCCGAACCTGGTTCAAAATCCTTATTGGTAA
- a CDS encoding hypothetical protein (product_source=Hypo-rule applied; pfam=PF16323,PF16391,PF17166; superfamily=49265,49785; transmembrane_helix_parts=Inside_1_11,TMhelix_12_30,Outside_31_422), which produces MMKIRSKIYNRLFALQFIAMLLVACSFYSCKESEGFNEVVSKDMTKPGALTGVKVENLAGAAVISYVLPNSENLLYVQAEYRINSRTVRQSKSSYYSDTIKVEGFEKSGDYDVTLYAVSRANVKSDPVQVRVHPATPSYLSVYPTVQLQADFGGVNVIASNPAKKPIGVIVISNDKTTGKMLPIEQFYTEAENINFSVRGFDTLKRDFGVYVTDRWGNISDTLFKSISPIYEIMVPKAQFSEYRLPSDSPLGATGLGWNTSRLWDNNTSDPGWHTEAGYSKPLQLCTFDMGVLTKLSRYKLWERGEAYGNDYSYNHGNPKTWTLWGSAKTAPADTELPVSSAKGTVVGDWINLGNFTCPPPPSGNAPGQTTPVDLAAVKAGFEFNITLDIPKVRFIRLAVNSTWGNADFAHVMELSFWGNTN; this is translated from the coding sequence ATGATGAAAATTAGATCAAAAATATATAACAGGCTTTTTGCATTGCAATTTATTGCCATGTTACTTGTGGCCTGCTCGTTCTACTCCTGTAAAGAAAGCGAAGGTTTTAATGAGGTGGTATCGAAAGATATGACAAAACCCGGAGCACTCACCGGAGTAAAAGTAGAAAACCTGGCTGGAGCCGCAGTTATTTCTTATGTGCTGCCCAATTCCGAAAATCTGCTGTATGTACAGGCAGAATACCGGATCAATTCGCGGACCGTAAGACAGAGTAAATCTTCTTATTATAGCGACACGATCAAGGTAGAAGGCTTCGAAAAAAGTGGCGATTACGATGTTACGCTTTATGCAGTATCGCGTGCAAATGTGAAAAGTGATCCTGTACAGGTACGTGTACACCCCGCAACGCCATCTTATCTGTCAGTTTATCCAACAGTTCAGCTTCAGGCTGATTTTGGCGGGGTAAATGTAATCGCCAGTAACCCGGCTAAGAAACCAATCGGGGTGATTGTAATTTCCAATGATAAAACAACAGGGAAAATGCTGCCGATAGAGCAGTTTTATACGGAGGCCGAAAACATCAATTTTAGTGTAAGGGGATTTGATACCCTAAAAAGAGATTTTGGTGTATATGTAACTGATAGATGGGGAAATATATCCGATACCCTATTTAAATCAATCAGTCCCATATATGAGATTATGGTACCAAAAGCGCAGTTCAGCGAATATCGGCTACCATCAGATTCTCCACTGGGTGCAACAGGCCTTGGATGGAATACTTCGAGGTTATGGGATAACAATACTTCCGATCCCGGTTGGCATACAGAGGCTGGTTATAGCAAGCCTCTTCAGCTCTGTACATTTGATATGGGTGTACTTACGAAGCTCAGTCGCTATAAATTGTGGGAAAGAGGAGAAGCCTATGGTAACGATTATTCTTATAACCATGGTAATCCTAAGACCTGGACACTCTGGGGATCGGCCAAAACTGCACCGGCAGATACCGAATTACCGGTAAGCTCGGCAAAAGGAACCGTTGTAGGCGATTGGATCAACTTGGGGAATTTCACCTGTCCGCCGCCGCCCTCTGGTAACGCACCCGGACAAACCACACCTGTGGATCTTGCCGCTGTAAAAGCCGGCTTTGAATTTAACATTACACTTGATATTCCTAAAGTGAGATTTATCAGACTGGCTGTTAATTCGACCTGGGGAAATGCAGATTTTGCCCACGTGATGGAATTATCTTTTTGGGGAAATACCAACTAA